In Haliotis asinina isolate JCU_RB_2024 unplaced genomic scaffold, JCU_Hal_asi_v2 scaffold_17, whole genome shotgun sequence, a single genomic region encodes these proteins:
- the LOC137269802 gene encoding amine oxidase [flavin-containing] B-like: protein MDGIRVDVAVIGGGISGLSAACLLKKSGLSVAVLEARDRVGGRSYTVKDPNHGWVDVGAAYVGPTQNRVYRLIKELGLQVYNVNEEKRTILYTNGSWSAFKGRIPTLKNPISYLDQYNAMRIIDKMAKQVPVEAPWKAAKAKEWDSMTVQEFIDSMCWTREVKGILKIFINSIFTSEDHQLSLLYFLQYIHGGHGFNRISLITNGAQEKKIVGGTQQLSEGMSDWLGADVHLNSPVTSVTQDRAGAIVQTVDGKVVKCKYVISAMPLPLISRVRFTPPLPGLKAQLIQRVPMGSIIKTNMFYSTPFWRELDLSGMASSDTGPSAACFDDTKPGGSQGSIMAFILADKCRSLSQLTKEERKQKLCQQFAEIFKSKKFLEPVGYVEKNWMEDEYSGGCYSVALPPGVLTEYGREIRKPYHRVYFAGTETATEWMGYMEGAIQAGERAAREVLFAEGKIKESEIMQDEPESKDYPASPIATSWMQANSPSVTTVVAGAALSGGVALGAVILQLLDTDIFG from the exons GACCCAAATCACGGCTGGGTAGATGTAGGCGCCGCCTATGTTGGACCCACCCAGAACAGAGTGTACAGACTCATCAAGGAACTTGGACTACAAGTGTACAATGTCAATGAAGAGAAAAGGACTATCCTGTATACTAAT GGTTCCTGGTCAGCCTTTAAGGGAAGAATACCAACTCTGAAAAATCCTATCAGCTACCTGGATCAATACAATGCAATGAGAATCATTGACAAGATGGCTAAACAG GTGCCCGTCGAAGCTCCCTGGAAGGCAGCCAAGGCGAAGGAGTGGGACTCAATGACTGTACAGGAGTTCATCGACTCTATGTGCTGGACGAG GGAAGTGAAAGGAATACTCAAGATATTCATCAACTCTATTTTTACATCCGAGGACCATCAGTTGTCCCTTCTATACTTCCTCCAATATATCCACGGTGGTCATGGTTTCAACAGGATATCTCTCATCACTAACGGAGCACAG GAGAAAAAGATCGTTGGTGGGACCCAGCAGTTGTCTGAGGGGATGAGTGACTGGCTCGGTGCTGATGTTCATCTCAACTCCCCAGTCACCAGCGTGACACAGGATCGTGCAGGAGCAATTGTCCAAACCGTTGATGGGAAAGTCGTCAAG TGCAAATACGTGATCAGCGCCATGCCACTGCCGCTGATATCCAGAGTGCGCTTCACTCCTCCGCTACCTGGTCTCAAGGCCCAGTTGATTCAGCGAGTCCCCATGGGctccatcatcaagacaaaCATGTTCTACAGCACCCCATTCTGGAGAGAGCTTG ATCTGAGTGGAATGGCTTCGAGTGATACAGGGCCATCTGCAGCATGCTTTGATGACACAAAGCCAGGCGGCTCCCAAGGTTCGATCATGGCCTTCATCCTGGCTGACAAGTGTCGTAGCCTGAGTCAACTTACAAAGGAAGAGAG AAAGCAGAAGCTGTGCCAGCAATTTGCAGAAATATTTAAAAGCAAGAAGTTTTTGGAG CCTGTCGGATATGTGGAGAAGAACTGGATGGAGGATGAATATTCTGGGGGGTGCTACTCGGTCGCACTTCCCCCTGGAGTACTGACAGAGTATGGAAG GGAGATCAGGAAGCCATACCACCGTGTGTATTTTGCTGGAACAGAAACAGCTACAGAATGGATGGGGTACATGGAGGGAGCAATCCAGGCTGGGGAGAGGGCAGCCAGAGAG GTGTTATTTGCCGAGGGAAAGATCAAAGAATCAGAGATTATGCAAGATGAACCAGAATCAAAGGACTACCCTGCCAGTCCCATCGCGACTTCATGGATGCAAGCGAACTCGCCGTCTGTGACTACCGTGGTTGCCGGCGCAGCGCTGTCTGGCGGCGTTGCTCTAGGAGCAGTCATTCTCCAGTTGCTGGATACTGATATCTTTGGTTAA